A region from the Sinorhizobium chiapasense genome encodes:
- the repA gene encoding plasmid partitioning protein RepA: MTRHLSSLSFMENFSSKLELALNNLSMAQFPPDARRTMRKFTSTEVAQLLDVTEAYIRQVAAKEQGPSPEISNGRRLYTLEQVLELRMALAANGRKKWMNPRRSGNEQCQIIAVTNFKGGSSKTSTTIHLGHYLALRGYRVLAVDLDPQASLTALHGNLPNFDYRGGDTLYSAIRFEDPVPTKSIVHQTHIAGFDVICAGLELTEFETAVALEMRRAGGTGFLLRVSQALEQVADDYDFILMDSAPSLNFLTLSSLTAATGVVIPVPAHMLDVDSTAKFLELAASYMQILDEVGTSAQWDFAKFLITKFEPNDHPQANMSALMRQVFGEDLLLNSVIKSTAVADALTWKQSLYEVQRARFSAPKTYDRAIESINAANAELESLFWKAWGRE, encoded by the coding sequence ATGACGCGACACCTCAGCAGCCTTTCCTTCATGGAGAATTTCTCCAGCAAGCTCGAGCTGGCGTTGAACAATTTGAGCATGGCGCAGTTCCCGCCGGATGCGCGGCGCACTATGCGCAAGTTCACATCTACCGAAGTCGCTCAGCTTTTAGATGTCACCGAAGCCTACATCCGGCAGGTTGCCGCAAAGGAGCAGGGCCCTTCCCCCGAAATCTCCAACGGTCGCCGGCTCTATACCCTAGAGCAGGTCCTCGAACTGCGGATGGCGCTCGCCGCCAACGGCCGCAAGAAGTGGATGAATCCGCGCCGTTCAGGCAACGAACAGTGCCAGATTATCGCAGTCACCAATTTCAAGGGCGGATCCAGCAAGACGTCCACCACCATCCATCTTGGACATTACCTGGCTTTACGCGGTTACCGCGTTCTCGCCGTTGATCTTGACCCGCAGGCGTCCCTGACAGCTCTGCATGGCAACCTCCCGAACTTCGACTACAGAGGCGGGGATACCCTCTATTCGGCGATTCGTTTCGAGGATCCGGTTCCAACAAAGTCGATCGTTCACCAAACGCATATCGCCGGCTTCGACGTGATCTGCGCCGGCCTCGAACTCACCGAATTTGAAACGGCCGTCGCGCTGGAGATGCGACGGGCCGGAGGGACAGGCTTCCTGCTTCGCGTTTCCCAGGCCCTCGAACAGGTGGCGGACGACTACGATTTCATTCTGATGGATTCGGCGCCATCTTTGAACTTCTTGACGCTGTCATCCCTCACTGCCGCGACAGGCGTCGTCATCCCTGTTCCGGCGCACATGCTTGACGTGGACTCGACCGCCAAATTCCTCGAGCTCGCTGCATCATATATGCAGATCCTCGATGAGGTAGGCACATCGGCTCAATGGGATTTCGCAAAGTTCCTCATCACGAAATTCGAACCCAACGACCATCCCCAGGCGAATATGTCAGCCCTCATGCGGCAGGTGTTTGGTGAAGACCTGCTGTTGAACTCTGTCATTAAGTCAACTGCGGTCGCAGACGCCCTAACCTGGAAGCAAAGTCTGTACGAAGTGCAGCGGGCGCGCTTCTCCGCTCCCAAGACCTATGACCGCGCCATCGAGTCCATCAATGCGGCCAACGCCGAACTGGAAAGCCTATTCTGGAAGGCATGGGGGAGAGAATGA
- the repB gene encoding plasmid partitioning protein RepB: MSRKDSKGLFANVLGQLESSPERGGGQRTTSPHLLKVAAGVRQIQERSEFAERLLKDGGQIIEIDPDDVLDSAIPDRFASAYDAANLSELMQSMGEHGQSTPGLVRSVQGAAKPFQIVFGRRRLAAAKLLGVKFKAIARDLSDEDAVVLQGEENSNRNDLSFIERCLFAHSQEEAGFGRDVICKSLSTGKSHISEMIRLANALPREIVLEIGPAPEIGRRRWLDLEARWAAHAAPLQAAQEALGRAETLSGGRAARFNAVFDVLGAEQDPTPATVDATQLVAHGLVLGQVSHAKSGSKLAFNKSVPAGFVDFVAAQIETLHDQFVQRKKQ; encoded by the coding sequence ATGAGCCGCAAGGACTCGAAGGGCCTGTTTGCTAACGTCCTGGGTCAGCTCGAGAGCTCGCCCGAGAGGGGAGGGGGGCAGAGAACGACGTCCCCACATCTTCTGAAAGTGGCGGCTGGGGTCAGGCAGATCCAGGAGCGCAGCGAATTCGCTGAGCGGCTGCTGAAGGATGGCGGTCAGATCATCGAGATCGACCCAGACGATGTACTGGATTCTGCAATTCCGGATCGCTTCGCGTCGGCATACGATGCGGCGAACCTCTCCGAACTCATGCAGTCGATGGGAGAGCACGGGCAGAGTACACCCGGGCTTGTGCGCTCAGTGCAAGGCGCCGCGAAACCGTTTCAGATCGTTTTCGGTCGCCGTCGCCTCGCAGCCGCCAAACTCTTGGGCGTCAAGTTCAAGGCGATTGCGCGGGATCTCAGTGATGAGGATGCGGTCGTTCTTCAAGGCGAGGAGAATAGCAACCGCAATGATCTCTCCTTCATAGAGCGTTGCCTTTTCGCGCATTCGCAAGAGGAGGCCGGTTTCGGTCGCGACGTGATCTGCAAATCACTGAGCACTGGCAAATCGCATATTTCGGAAATGATCCGGCTCGCCAACGCGTTGCCGCGAGAGATTGTCCTGGAGATTGGCCCGGCCCCAGAGATCGGCCGCCGGCGCTGGCTAGACTTGGAGGCCCGATGGGCGGCACATGCGGCCCCGCTTCAGGCGGCCCAGGAAGCGCTTGGCCGAGCCGAAACTCTAAGCGGAGGACGCGCCGCCCGATTTAACGCCGTTTTTGACGTGCTCGGCGCGGAGCAAGACCCCACCCCAGCGACCGTAGACGCCACACAGCTCGTAGCCCACGGCCTTGTTTTGGGGCAGGTGAGCCACGCCAAATCCGGCTCCAAACTCGCTTTCAACAAATCCGTACCGGCTGGGTTCGTCGACTTCGTAGCGGCGCAGATTGAGACGCTGCACGATCAGTTCGTGCAGCGAAAGAAACAGTAG